A single genomic interval of Saccharomyces kudriavzevii IFO 1802 strain IFO1802 genome assembly, chromosome: 3 harbors:
- the RDS1 gene encoding Rds1p (similar to Saccharomyces cerevisiae RDS1 (YCR106W)), producing the protein MEKTLSRRSRLRLVCLQCKRIKRKCDKLRPVCSRCQQHSLECKYEDSADLSSKVIASGFSSPKTPHASNSEYQSGLKGSAFRCSLQVPEGVINTTLSIWNAEDMLVIVGLVTFVDYPFAAHSLSQHDQYVRALCASLYGMTLIDFSNYANGIPFEDSSRRILGPLSFIEKAILRRIEHSKLFRVQPSALGMLYNGCSIEEDNSVAFLPSLVAEIEGVLVQKKDCEILLKCFYENIYPFYPFMDITLFESDLGTLLLQDDDNRWKINTEGKHVRKKVETLSLLTVIMAMALKHSTLDADLLSMVKANTSETSTKLTLLCHRLLCLLDVFRYPNESTFTCLLYFYVSEHLDPGSPDCVLNQTNLLTLNHLSNLSITLGLQYEPSDYKRFKDSSLMRHRRMLWLGIQSLKFQISLAEGDSDRSNGEYMELFLANFEEVEATSEDEKSLVGELNMRLHDVTWNKYKLHVILSKLVSSCSSIIRHPQLFEVLENIKRLEDFMSDNFATGLIYQSFKENKLNTIKLGRDTLLNTKDVEKTEIFLTNIVGRACIFNILDVLSLYFEKKCIVHWEEYEKNYHFLTSRGFDAYLELAGLVSDYLDTRFEKNIPQEHGYIIDKQICFILVRIWMFQCRILLRCSYKQESLEKLSPSNVPTDSREKENEMTDVLARLVQHVRNQMAHLVDLAREKLQDSYFCAYQTVPMFKYIVYLVDMGSLVSATNELWEKVTGESEIPQKVQQAVRLKWGLDCDNSKRIKQNLTNSQCLESFNQILLCQMEDAVLSSPFGKKSNAAMSGNITEEIFNISEEEALNQLLENGNFDAFWELLGENLTDMPSL; encoded by the coding sequence ATGGAGAAAACATTGTCTAGAAGATCCAGACTGCGGCTGGTTTGCCTACAATGTAAGCGAATCAAACGGAAGTGCGACAAATTACGTCCTGTTTGCTCACGATGCCAGCAACATTCATTAGAATGTAAATATGAAGACAGCGCAGATCTATCTTCCAAAGTCATAGCAAGCGGCTTTTCCAGTCCCAAGACTCCTCATGCATCAAATAGTGAATACCAGTCGGGACTCAAAGGGTCTGCCTTCAGATGCTCCTTGCAAGTACCAGAAGGTGTTATTAATACAACGTTGTCAATATGGAATGCGGAAGATATGCTTGTCATTGTAGGGCTAGTAACATTTGTGGATTATCCGTTTGCTGCGCATAGTTTGTCTCAACACGATCAATATGTCAGAGCACTCTGTGCCTCGCTGTATGGCATGACACTGATTGACTTTAGCAACTATGCTAATGGTATTCCTTTTGAGGACTCTTCAAGGCGTATACTAGGCCCATTGTCGTTCATTGAAAAGGCTATTTTACGACGTATAGAACACAGTAAGCTATTTCGAGTTCAACCTAGCGCCCTAGGGATGTTGTACAATGGGTGCTCAatcgaagaagataatTCAGTAGCTTTTCTGCCCTCACTAGTTGCTGAAATCGAAGGAGTGCTGGTGCAGAAGAAGGACTGTGAAATACTGTTAAAGTGCTTCTACGAGAATATTTACCCTTTCTATCCCTTTATGGACATTACACTCTTCGAGAGCGACCTCGGTACATTGCTTCTGCAAGATGACGATAATCGCTGGAAAATCAACACTGAAGGAAAACATGTCCGCAAAAAAGTAGAAACTTTGTCGTTACTCACAGTGATCATGGCTATGGCTCTGAAGCATTCAACATTGGATGCCGATCTTCTTTCTATGGTAAAAGCAAATACCTCTGAAACCTCCACAAAACTGACCCTTTTATGTCACAGACTGCTATGCCTGCTGGATGTGTTTCGTTATCCAAATGAAAGTACATTTACTTGCCTTTTATACTTCTATGTTTCAGAACATTTGGATCCTGGAAGTCCTGATTGTGTACTGAATCAAACTAACCTGCTCACTCTCAACCATCTCTCAAACTTGTCCATAACACTGGGTCTTCAGTATGAGCCTTCGGACTACAAACGTTTCAAGGACTCGTCACTGATGAGACATAGGCGCATGCTATGGTTAGGAATCCAGTCATTaaagtttcaaatttcACTTGCTGAAGGTGATAGTGATAGATCGAATGGTGAATATATGGAACTATTTCTAGCGAATTTCGAGGAGGTGGAAGCTACTTCAGAGGATGAAAAAAGTCTCGTGGGTGAATTGAACATGCGACTGCATGACGTTACGTGGAACAAGTACAAATTGCACGTTATTCTGAGCAAATTAGTGTCGAGTTGCTCTTCGATTATACGGCATCCGcaactttttgaagttttggAGAACATCAAGAGATTGGAAGATTTCATGAGTGATAATTTTGCCACAGGTTTGATTTACCAGtcttttaaagaaaataaattgaATACGATAAAGCTTGGCAGAGATACGCTACTTAATACCAAGGATGTGGAGAAGACTGAAATATTCTTGACCAATATCGTGGGGCGTGCATGcatttttaatattcttgatgTGCTATCGTTGTATTTCGAGAAAAAGTGTATCGTACATTgggaagaatatgaaaagaatTACCATTTTCTTACCTCGAGAGGGTTTGATGCGTACTTGGAACTGGCAGGCCTGGTATCAGATTACCTTGATAccagatttgaaaagaacatTCCACAGGAGCATGGCTACATCATCGACAAACAGATATGCTTTATTCTTGTGAGGATATGGATGTTCCAATGCCGTATTTTGTTGAGGTGTTCTTACAAACAAGAAAGCCTAGAAAAGCTGTCGCCTTCTAATGTACCTACTGATAGcagagagaaagaaaatgagatGACTGACGTTTTAGCAAGACTTGTTCAACATGTTCGTAACCAAATGGCGCATTTAGTGGATCTAGCCAGAGAAAAGCTTCAGGATAGTTACTTTTGCGCTTACCAAACTGTTCCCATGTTTAAGTACATTGTGTATTTGGTTGACATGGGCAGCCTAGTGTCTGCAACAAACGAGCTTTGGGAAAAGGTTACCGGTGAAAGCGAAATACCGCAAAAAGTACAACAAGCCGTGAGATTGAAATGGGGACTGGACTGTGACAATTCTAAAAGGATCAAACAGAATTTAACGAACAGCCAGTGTTTGGAAAGTTTTAACCAAATCCTGTTATGTCAGATGGAGGATGCAGTTCTTTCCAGCccttttggaaaaaaatccaatgCCGCCATGTCCGGAAATAtaactgaagaaattttcaatatcagtGAGGAAGAGGCTTTGAATCAACTGTTGGAAAACGGCAATTTTGATGCGTTCTGGGAGTTGTTGGGCGAAAATCTGACCGATATGCCCTCTTTGTAA
- the SKDI03G0020 gene encoding aldo/keto reductase yields the protein MSKSYPEPVKLGNSGLKISPILVGCMSYGSKDWAEWVINEKGKIFEILKHCYDGGMRTFDTADVYSNGLSERILGEFLKHYKIKRETVVILTKVYYPVDESLELTHFGKVSEFDMLGLVNQSGLSRKHILEAAKNSVERLGTYIDVLQIHKLDHDTPMEEIMKALNGVVELGYTRYIGASSMLATEFAELQFIAEKRDWTKFICSQSCYSLLYREDERELIPFAKKHGIGLIPWSPNARGILTRPLNQATDRKNSDPTFKRLKFDCLESHEKGIVNRVEELAKKKGISMAMVSIAWVLSKGACPIVGLNSIERVDEAIRAVNVQLTEEEIQYLEELYKPTYLKY from the coding sequence ATGTCGAAGTCATACCCTGAACCGGTGAAACTGGGAAATTCAGGCCTAAAAATATCACCTATTTTGGTGGGTTGCATGTCCTATGGGTCCAAGGATTGGGCTGAATGGGTCATTAATGAGAAGGGAAAAATCTTTGAGATCCTAAAGCACTGCTACGATGGTGGTATGAGGACCTTTGACACTGCTGATGTGTATTCTAATGGTTTAAGTGAACGTATCCTGGGGGAGTTTTTGAAGCAttataaaatcaaaagagaaactgTTGTTATCTTAACGAAGGTCTATTACCCTGTAGATGAGAGCCTAGAGCTTACACACTTTGGAAAAGTCAGTGAATTTGACATGCTTGGACTGGTCAATCAATCAGGTCTGTCTCGCAAACATATACTTGAGGCCGCAAAGAATTCTGTTGAAAGACTAGGAACTTACATCGATGTCTTGCAGATCCACAAATTGGATCACGATACACCAATGGAAGAGATTATGAAAGCCCTAAATGGTGTCGTGGAGCTGGGGTATACTCGGTATATTGGTGCTTCTTCAATGTTGGCTACTGAATTTGCTGAGTTACAGTTTATTGCAGAAAAACGTGACTGGACCAAGTTCATATGTTCACAGTCATGTTACAGTCTTCTGTATCGTGAAGATGAACGTGAATTGATTCCATTTGCCAAGAAACATGGGATAGGTCTAATACCTTGGTCTCCTAACGCCAGAGGTATTTTGACAAGACCGCTCAATCAGGCAACAGATAGAAAGAATTCAGATCCCACGTTTAAAAGATTGAAGTTTGACTGTCTCGAATCCCATGAGAAGGGGATCGTTAACCGCGTGGAAGAACTtgcgaaaaagaaaggtaTCTCAATGGCTATGGTGTCCATTGCCTGGGTTTTGAGTAAAGGCGCTTGCCCCATTGTTGGATTGAATTCTATTGAAAGAGTGGATGAGGCTATCAGGGCAGTGAATGTGCAGTTGACTGAAGAGGAGATTCAATATTTAGAAGAATTATACAAGCCAACGTACTTGAAATATTAG